One Branchiostoma floridae strain S238N-H82 chromosome 1, Bfl_VNyyK, whole genome shotgun sequence genomic region harbors:
- the LOC118420880 gene encoding glycoprotein hormone beta-5-like yields the protein MFCDHMHLPVLTFSLCAGGLLLLCTVLPVRTDSSLGCDVWRDVSLYAEKDGCERQQISVDACKGRCDTWQIPHLTPPFRTSSHTVCTYDRVETRTTQLQNCQPGVDPTYVYHNAVSCRCAMCHAHNTSCETLV from the exons ATGTTTTGTGACCATATGCATCTACCCGTGCTGACCTTCTCCCTGTGTGCTGGAGGTCTGCTCCTCCTGTGTACCGTCCTGCCGGTCCGGACCGACTCGTCCCTGGGCTGCGACGTCTGGAGAGACGTGTCGCTCTACGCCGAGAAGGACGGATGCGAGCGGCAACAAATCAGTGTAGACGCTTGCAAGGGCCGCTGTGATACTTGGCAG ATCCCGCACCTGACGCCGCCGTTCCGGACGTCCAGCCACACGGTGTGCACGTACGACCGCGTGGAGACCAGGACCACGCAGCTGCAGAACTGCCAGCCGGGCGTCGATCCCACCTACGTCTATCACAACGCCGTGTCCTGCAGGTGCGCCATGTGCCACGCCCACAACACGTCCTGCGAAACGTTAGTATAA
- the LOC118413228 gene encoding serine/arginine repetitive matrix protein 2-like yields the protein MEGLYTGCLKWISKHFAKVWPTQTFANLPTQLMHKCFSAIQETLTNENAVAMAIESDKLQSTIPSVKWAEPVRDLSAQLRDTCVTFIVGNFSAVVDNGTFCTLLRGMGWKGQFVSQVFSAVVDSLTPDNSCRTFLSVNRLKQLAMTEDWNSCQQVCGPAGFSVDMVVQVNLTHERCWGFLVQNVALVQHTAGWNLIPAHTKAKVKEGSPAVFVDDLGHIPTKKPKLSSAQRAKKASSRDRQTSNRQAAAKAEGTAAKGTKMKKSGNARRSPSGRKSRPSGSAAGPSGAAGPSIGPSGATGPSGPAGPSGRAGPSTPSTQPVLNGVRQKPAGRTKRPGSASRSGKKRSSSKTKRRDVLDGASPADGEEREEKADSMKQDESSRQRSPTRKPRAPFIKQTRTSSLRSSSAGSNPGRPRSRSRESSLTRVSASSSKSDDMDASKAKVTSKKSLKKKRLSSRSRSRSPAVVIKEGEGEVLPGYMRPRSRTRSPRPAGFSDRDIRSSSSTDSVTEGKPPKKKKSPKIKPDSHLLCPTLAFQQKSRSFVLSEDEMDAAAAKKSPPAKQVPGLEAKQVPGLEAKQVPGLEAKQVPGLEAKQVPGLEAGPARKPDERETSPIRHHVETSPAKHRVESSPAKHRVDSSPAKHRVDSSPAKHRVDSSPARQIAKGETSPAKHRVESSPARQKVGGETSPGKKPAGEANLGKKLANADGSTTKKPASPSKNPASPKKKPKPSSRQSVSKRSSAVENVGKVKSPKVSNRTQKDDEKNMQNGQRGAAVPTGETGGADTVMPTEELVVSEKAETEESEKEMESASRENQHMVSTDIHGDQHMVTAEIHGGQDTVGTEADDMVSTAADEMQLSDQTEHSNLQMVGAAVEAASVSLPNYPPVVPTVPPVVPTAQPIEPTAPPIEPTAQPIEPTAPPLEPAGLPITSAVVPDGEELPNTRTVDQDSPHVRPAERETPAKKKTSAPETVGERISRKEKPAANGSRSAKPGTATKKENIAKSKVAPALGKVGMKKSSKESKATPSTTARQAETRTRMAETSKKAEKGKGKDETKTSGMASGSRSKVTSVETKIKMSVSQRDKVTMATSKQTNKQAVGKKSVKEQETVTICEKNKVIGETTVTIDQTKTSTKTTTTRHQLQMELNQSPKRQTDLNQPPKRHQLQMELNQSPKRQTELNQPPKRRPVQAERKLSPQSETPDKRVEAEEAGRPPSPQASISTEELVCVTRNHVTVAGPMDFAPAQHMVESVVGVDGESAARKESFTPANDVPPAESEDMKTPIQPNRESSDADKTGSVVGHQVAGADSNTNQDITFDSQQEALIIETLHESASLETDISAEETAQKAEETAQAVDADISTEKTAQKAEETAVAAEARSPVAAEARSPVAAETRSPVAAGSRSPVAAEARSPVAAEARSPVAVEARSPVAAEARSPVAAETRSPVAAGSRSPVAAEARSPVAAEARSPVAAEARSPVAAEALSPDSSPAEEEDVFAEDAAEDSDQSIKAFPPSESPPSPPPTPVSDSEEAERVTALPPVSVDAAVSLLEAELLQDTEVAELVHETRTAELVQDTPTAELVQDTQTAELVHETQTAELVQGTQSVEIVHETQSAELVQDTQTAELVQGTQTAELVQDTQSAELVQGTQSAELVQGTQSAELVQGTQSAELVQGTQPAELVHETQAAELVQDTQAADLQNDVSGAEEENKQMESAEMTCDI from the exons ATGGAGGGGCTGTACACAGGCTGTCTCAA GTGGATCTCCAAGCACTTTGCAAAGGTTTGGCCGACCCAGACGTTTGCCAACTTACCCACCCAGCTGATGCACAAGTGCTTCTCAGCCATACAGGAGACCCTG ACCAATGAGaatgctgttgccatggcgatagAGAGTGACAAGCTGCAGTCGACCATCCCGAGTGTGAAGTGGGCGGAGCCAGTGCGGGACCTGTCGGCCCAGCTGAGGGACACGTGCGTCACGTTTATCGTGGGGAACTTCAGCGCCGTGGTCGACAACGGGACATTCTGCACGCTGCTCAGG GGGATGGGCTGGAAGGGGCAGTTTGTCTCCCAGGTGTTTTCTGCTGTGGTCGACAGCCTGACTCCAGACAACAGCTGCCGAACCTTCCTGTCCGTCAACAGGCTCAAGCAGCTGGCCATGACGGAGGACTGGAACTCT tgcCAGCAGGTGTGCGGGCCGGCTGGTTTCAGTGTG GACATGGTTGTGCAGGTGAACTTGACCCATGAGCGTTGCTGGGGGTTCCTGGTGCAGAACGTGGCCTTGGTGCAGCACACAGCCGGCTGGAACCTCATTCCCGCACACACCAAGGCCAAGGTCAAGGAAG GATCAC CTGCAGTGTTTGTGGATGACCTTGGACACATTCCCACCAAGAAGCCAAAACTCTCAAGTGCACAAAGGGCGAAG AAAGCCTCCAGCAGAGACCGACAAACTTCCAACAGACAGGCAGCAGCGAAGGCGGAAGGGACGGCTGCAAAAGGGACAAAAATGAAGAAGTCGGGAAATGCCCGGAGGTCTCCTTCAGGGAGAAAGTCTAGGCCGTCTGGCAGTGCGGCGGGGCCTAGTGGAGCAGCTGGGCCCAGCATAGGGCCTAGTGGAGCAACAGGGCCTAGTGGTCCGGCGGGGCCTAGTGGTCGGGCGGGGCCCAGCACACCCAGCACACAGCCGGTGCTGAACGGAGTCCGGCAGAAGCCGGCAGGCAGGACCAAGAGGCCAGGCTCAGCCTCCCGCAGTGGCAAGAAGAGGAGCTCCTCTAAGACGAAGCGGCGAGACGTCTTGGACGGTGCGAGTCCCGCCGATGGGGAGGAGCGGGAGGAGAAGGCAGACAGCATGAAACAGGACGAGTCGTCCCGGCAACGGAGCCCCACCCGGAAACCGCGGGCCCCCTTCATCAAGCAGACGCGCACGAGCAGCCTGCGGAGCAGCAGTGCGGGTTCCAACCCCGGCCGCCCGCGCAGCCGCTCCCGGGAGTCCTCGCTAACCCGCGTCTCCGCCTCAAGCTCCAAGTCTGACGACATGGACGCCTCCAAGGCCAAGGTCACCTCCAAGAAGTCGCTGAAGAAGAAGAGGCTGTCTTCGCGGTCCCGAAGTCGAAGTCCTGCTGTGGTGATTAAGGAGGGGGAGGGCGAGGTGTTGCCGGGATACATGCGGCCGCGCTCCCGCACGCGCAGCCCCCGCCCCGCAGGCTTCAGCGACAGAGACATCAGGTCTTCTTCTTCTACGGACTCGGTCACCGAAGGAAAACCtccgaagaagaagaaatctcCCAAGATCAAGCCGGACTCCCACCTGCTGTGCCCCACCCTGGCCTTCCAGCAGAAGTCCCGCTCCTTCGTCCTGTCCGAGGATGAGATGGATGCAGCTGCAGCCAAGAAGAGTCCGCCGGCCAAACAGGTGCCCGGTCTGGAGGCTAAACAGGTGCCCGGTCTGGAGGCTAAACAGGTGCCCGGTCTGGAGGCCAAACAGGTGCCCGGTCTGGAGGCTAAACAGGTGCCCGGCCTGGAGGCCGGCCCCGCCAGGAAACCTGACGAGAGGGAAACGAGTCCCATCAGGCATCATGTGGAAACTAGCCCTGCTAAGCACCGTGTGGAAAGTAGCCCTGCTAAGCACCGTGTGGACAGTAGCCCTGCTAAGCACCGCGTGGACAGTAGCCCTGCTAAGCACCGTGTGGACAGCAGCCCTGCTAGGCAGATAGCCAAGGGGGAAACTAGCCCTGCTAAGCACCGTGTGGAAAGTAGCCCTGCTAGGCAGAAAGTCGGTGGGGAAACTAGCCCTGGTAAAAAGCCAGCTGGGGAAGCAAACCTAGGAAAGAAATTAGCAAATGCTGATGGCAGTACAACAAAAAAGCCAGCGAGTCCTTCCAAAAATCCAGCAAGCCCGAAAAAGAAACCAAAACCGTCATCACGACAGAGTGTATCGAAAAGGTCAAGTGCAGTGGAAAATGTTGGGAAAGTGAAGTCACCAAAGGTCAGCAACAGAACACAAAAGGACGATGAGAAAAACATGCAGAATGGGCAACGcggtgctgcagtaccaacaggGGAGACAGGGGGCGCTGATACAGTAATGCCAACAGAGGAATTGGTTGTCTCAGAGAAGGCAGAGACTGAGGAGAGTGAGAAAGAAATGGAGTCTGCTAGCAGAGAAAACCAGCATATGGTTAGTACAGATATCCACGGAGACCAGCATATGGTTACTGCAGAAATCCATGGGGGCCAGGATACAGTTGGTACAGAAGCAGATGATATGGTTAGTACAGCAGCAGATGAGATGCAGTTATCTGACCAGACAGAACATTCCAACCTGCAGATGGTGGGTGCAGCTGTGGAGGCTGCTTCAGTGTCCCTGCCCAACTACCCACCTGTAGTACCTACTGTCCCACCTGTAGTACCTACTGCCCAACCCATAGAGCCGACTGCCCCACCCATAGAGCCGACTGCCCAACCCATAGAGCCGACTGCCCCACCCTTAGAGCCCGCAGGCTTACCGATCACCTCAGCTGTAGTACCAGATGGAGAAGAGCTGCCCAACACCAGAACAGTGGACCAAGACTCCCCCCATGTCAGACCTGCAGAGAGAGAAACTCCCGCCAAAAAGAAGACTTCTGCTCCCGAAACTGTAGGAGAGAGAATAAGCAGGAAGGAGAAACCAGCAGCCAATGGAAGCAGGTCGGCAAAACCGGGCACAGCTACCAAGAAGGAGAACATCGCAAAGTCAAAAGTAGCACCTGCTCTTGGAAAAGTAGGAATGAAAAAATCGAGCAAAGAAAGCAAGGCCACTCCGTCCACAACAGCAAGGCAGGCAGAAACCAGAACAAGAATGGCCGAAACCAGCAAGAAGGCAGAAAAAGGGAAAGGCAAAGATGAGACCAAGACAAGTGGCATGGCGTCAGGCTCAAGATCAAAGGTCACCAGTGTAGAAACCAAGATCAAAATGTCTGTGTCCCAGAGAGACAAAGTCACCATGGCAactagtaaacaaacaaacaaacaagctgtaGGAAAGAAAAGTGTCAAAGAGCAAGAAACAGTGactatttgtgaaaaaaataagGTAATTGGGGAAACAACCGTAACTATAGACCAGACAAAAACATCCACCAAGACAACCACAACAAGGCACCAACTGCAGATGGAGCTAAACCAGTCCCCAAAAAGGCAGACGGATCTAAACCAGCCACCAAAAAGGCACCAACTGCAGATGGAGCTAAACCAGTCCCCAAAAAGGCAGACGGAGCTAAACCAGCCACCAAAAAGGCGCCCGGTTCAGGCAGAGAGAAAGCTGTCACCA CAAAGTGAGACTCCGGACAAACGAGTAGAAGCTGAAGAGGCTGGAAGACCTCCTTCCCCCCAGGCTAGCATCAGCACTGAGGAGCTGGTCTGTGTGACAAGGAACCACGTGACTGTGGCAGGCCCAATGGACTTCGCACCCGCACAGCACATGGTGGAATCTGTCGTAGGTGTAGATGGAGAATCTGCTGCCAGGAAAGAAAGCTTCACGCCTGCGAACGATGTTCCTCCTGCTGAAAGTGAGGATATGAAGACTCCCATCCAGCCAAACAGAGAATCTAGTGATGCAGACAAGACAGGTTCTGTTGTGGGACACCAAGTAGCAGGTGCAGATTCTAACACTAACCAGGACATTACGTTTGACTCACAACAAGAAGCATTGATTATTGAAACATTGCATGAATCTGCATCATTAGAGACAGACATATCTGCAGAAGAAACGGCTCAGAAAGCAGAGGAAACAGCACAGGCAGTAGATGCAGACATATCTACGGAGAAAACAGCACAGAAAGCAGAGGAAACAGCAGTGGCAGCAGAGGCCCGCTCACCTGTGGCAGCAGAGGCCCGCTCACCTGTGGCAGCAGAGACCCGCTCACCTGTGGCAGCAGGGTCCCGCTCACCTGTGGCAGCAGAGGCCCGCTCACCTGTGGCAGCAGAGGCCCGCTCACCTGTGGCAGTAGAGGCCCGCTCACCTGTGGCAGCAGAGGCCCGCTCACCTGTGGCAGCAGAGACCCGCTCACCTGTGGCAGCAGGGTCCCGCTCACCTGTGGCAGCAGAGGCCCGCTCACCTGTGGCAGCAGAGGCCCGCTCACCTGTGGCAGCAGAGGCCCGCTCACCTGTGGCAGCAGAGGCCCTCTCACCTGACAGCTCACCTGCAGAAGAGGAGGATGTTTTTGCTGAAGATGCTGCTGAAGATTCTGACCAATCAATAAAAGCCTTTCCTCCCTCCgaatcgcccccctccccacccccaacTCCTGTATCTGACAGTGAAGAAGCTGAACGAGTCACAGCCCTGCCCCCGGTATCTGTGGACGCTGCAGTCAGCCTACTAGAGGCAGAGCTACTACAGGACACTGAAGTTGCAGAGTTAGTACATGAGACTCGGACTGCAGAGTTAGTACAGGACACTCCGACTGCAGAGTTAGTACAGGACACTCAGACTGCAGAGTTAGTACATGAGACTCAGACTGCAGAGTTAGTGCAGGGCACTCAGTCTGTAGAGATAGTACATGAGACTCAGTCTGCAGAGTTAGTACAGGACACCCAGACTGCAGAGTTAGTACAGGGCACTCAGACTGCAGAGTTAGTACAGGACACTCAGTCTGCAGAGTTAGTACAGGGCACTCAGTCTGCAGAGTTAGTACAGGGCACTCAGTCTGCAGAGTTAGTACAGGGCACTCAGTCTGCAGAGTTAGTACAGGGCACTCAGCCTGCAGAGTTAGTACATGAGACTCAGGCTGCAGAGTTGGTACAGGACACTCAGGCTGCAGACTTGCAGAATGACGTATCTGgggcagaagaagaaaacaagcaAATGGAAAGTGCTGAAATGACT TGCGACATTTGA